In Quercus robur chromosome 11, dhQueRobu3.1, whole genome shotgun sequence, the following proteins share a genomic window:
- the LOC126706590 gene encoding 17.5 kDa class I heat shock protein-like encodes MSIIPSFFGGQRSNIFDPFSLNVWDPFKDFPTQISRETSAFVNTRIDWKETPEAHVLKADLPGLNKEEVKVEVEDDRVVRISGERKIEKEDKNDTWHRVERSSGKFVRSFRLPENVKMDQIKAAMENGVLTVTVPKVEVKKPDVKAIEISG; translated from the exons ATGTCGATAATTCCAAGCTTCTTCGGTGGCCAACGCAGCAATATCTTCGACCCATTTTCTCTAAACGTATGGGACCCATTCAAGGATTTCCCAACACAAATTTCCAGAGAGACTTCCGCTTTTGTCAATACTCGTATTGATTGGAAAGAGACCCCAGAAGCTCACGTGTTGAAGGCGGATCTTCCTGGGCTAAACAAGGAGGAAGTGAAAGTCGAGGTCGAAGATGACAGAGTGGTTCGGATCagtggagagagaaagatagagaaggaagACAAGAATGACACGTGGCATCGTGTCGAGCGGAGCAGTGGCAAGTTTGTGAGGAGTTTCAGGTTGCCGGAGAATGTGAAGATGGATCAGATCAAGGCTGCTATGGAGAATGGGGTTCTCACTGTTACTGTTCCTAAAGTGGAG GTGAAGAAACCTGATGTCAAGGCCATTGAAATCTCTGgttga
- the LOC126706587 gene encoding 17.5 kDa class I heat shock protein-like isoform X1 — translation MNTQPIKSFNHRKKFSKNLCLRSYSQQHQSSNMSMIPSFFGGQRSNIFDPFYLNVWDPFKDFSTQISKENSAFVNTRIDWKETPEAHVMKADLPGLNKEEVKVEVEDDRVVQISGERKIEKEDKNDTWHRVERSSGKFVRSFRLPENVKMDQIKAAMENGVLTVTVPKVEVKKPDVKAIEISG, via the exons ATGAATACCCAACCCATCAAATCCTTCAACCATCGAAAAAAATTCAGTAAAAACCTGTGTCTCAGAAGTTATTCCCAACAACatcaaagttcaaatatgtCGATGATTCCAAGCTTCTTCGGTGGCCAACGTAGCAATATTTTCGACCCATTTTATCTAAACGTATGGGACCCATTCAAGGATTTCTCAACCCAAATTTCCAAAGAGAATTCTGCTTTCGTTAACACTCGTATTGATTGGAAAGAGACCCCAGAAGCTCACGTGATGAAGGCCGATCTTCCTGGGCTCAACAAGGAGGAAGTGAAAGTCGAG GTCGAAGATGACAGAGTGGTTCAGATTAGTGGAGAGAGGAAGATAGAGAAGGAAGACAAGAATGACACGTGGCATCGTGTCGAGCGGAGCAGTGGCAAGTTTGTGAGGAGTTTCAGGTTGCCGGAGAATGTGAAGATGGATCAGATCAAGGCTGCTATGGAGAATGGGGTTCTCACTGTTACTGTTCCTAAAGTGGAG
- the LOC126706587 gene encoding 17.5 kDa class I heat shock protein-like isoform X3: MNTQPIKSFNHRKKFSKNLCLRSYSQQHQSSNMSMIPSFFGGQRSNIFDPFYLNVWDPFKDFSTQISKENSAFVNTRIDWKETPEAHVMKADLPGLNKEEVKVEVEDDRVVRISGERKIEKEDKNDTWHRVERSSGKFVRSFRLPENVKMDQIKAAMENGVLTVTVPKVEVKKPDIKAIEISG, translated from the exons ATGAATACCCAACCCATCAAATCCTTCAACCATCGAAAAAAATTCAGTAAAAACCTGTGTCTCAGAAGTTATTCCCAACAACatcaaagttcaaatatgtCGATGATTCCAAGCTTCTTCGGTGGCCAACGTAGCAATATTTTCGACCCATTTTATCTAAACGTATGGGACCCATTCAAGGATTTCTCAACCCAAATTTCCAAAGAGAATTCTGCTTTCGTTAACACTCGTATTGATTGGAAAGAGACCCCAGAAGCTCACGTGATGAAGGCCGATCTTCCTGGGCTCAACAAGGAGGAAGTGAAAGTCGAGGTCGAAGATGACAGAGTGGTTCGGATAAGTGGAGAGAGGAAGATAGAGAAGGAAGACAAGAATGACACGTGGCATCGTGTCGAGCGGAGCAGTGGCAAGTTCGTGAGAAGTTTCAGGTTGCCGGAGAACGTGAAGATGGATCAGATTAAGGCCGCTATGGAGAATGGGGTTCTCACTGTTACTGTTCCCAAAGTGGAG GTGAAGAAACCTGATATCAAGGCCATTGAAATCTCTGGTTGA
- the LOC126706587 gene encoding 17.5 kDa class I heat shock protein-like isoform X5 yields the protein MNTQPIKSFNHRKKFSKNLCLRSYSQQHQSSNMSMIPSFFGGQRSNIFDPFYLNVWDPFKDFSTQISKENSAFVNTRIDWKETPEAHVMKADLPGLNKEEVKVEVEDDRVVRISGERKIEKEDKNDTWHRVERSSGKFVRSFRLPENVKMDQIKAAMENGVLTVTVPKVEVKKPDVKAIEISG from the exons ATGAATACCCAACCCATCAAATCCTTCAACCATCGAAAAAAATTCAGTAAAAACCTGTGTCTCAGAAGTTATTCCCAACAACatcaaagttcaaatatgtCGATGATTCCAAGCTTCTTCGGTGGCCAACGTAGCAATATTTTCGACCCATTTTATCTAAACGTATGGGACCCATTCAAGGATTTCTCAACCCAAATTTCCAAAGAGAATTCTGCTTTCGTTAACACTCGTATTGATTGGAAAGAGACCCCAGAAGCTCACGTGATGAAGGCCGATCTTCCTGGGCTCAACAAGGAGGAAGTGAAAGTCGAGGTCGAAGATGACAGAGTGGTTCGGATAAGTGGAGAGAGGAAGATAGAGAAGGAAGACAAGAATGACACGTGGCATCGTGTCGAGCGGAGCAGTGGCAAGTTCGTGAGAAGTTTCAG GTTGCCGGAGAATGTGAAGATGGATCAGATCAAGGCTGCTATGGAGAATGGGGTTCTCACTGTTACTGTTCCTAAAGTGGAG
- the LOC126706593 gene encoding 17.5 kDa class I heat shock protein-like produces MSMIPSFFGGQRSNIFDLFSLNVWDPFKDLPTQISKENSAFVNTRIDWKETPEAHVLKADLPGLNKEEVKVEVEDDRVVRISGERKIEKEDKNDTWHRVERSSGKFVRSFRLPENVKMDQIKAVMENGVLTVTVPKVEVKKPDVKAIEISG; encoded by the coding sequence ATGTCGATGATTCCAAGCTTCTTCGGTGGCCAACGCAGCAATATCTTCGACCTATTCTCTCTAAACGTGTGGGATCCGTTCAAGGATTTGCCAACCCAAATTTCCAAAGAGAATTCTGCTTTTGTCAACACTCGTATTGATTGGAAAGAGACCCCAGAAGCTCACGTGTTGAAGGCGGATCTTCCTGGGCTAAACAAGGAGGAAGTCAAAGTCGAGGTCGAAGATGACAGAGTGGTTCGGATTAGTGGAGAGAGGAAGATAGAGAAGGAAGATAAGAATGACACGTGGCATCGTGTCGAGCGGAGCAGTGGCAAGTTTGTGAGGAGTTTCAGGTTGCCGGAGAATGTTAAGATGGATCAGATTAAGGCTGTGATGGAGAATGGGGTTCTCACTGTTACTGTTCCCAAAGTGGAGGTGAAGAAACCTGATGTCAAGGCCATTGAAATCTCTGgttga